One genomic region from Listeria monocytogenes encodes:
- a CDS encoding YcnI family protein: protein MKKIMSSIVVLLAVFIIPFQASAHVSVLPSESTVDSWETYTMKVPSEKDAASKKIVLKVTKGVSFESYEPVPGWTTTIDKKNGTVTWQTEGSGIEKGQFQRFSFIAKNPSEEGEVPWNAYQYYEDGSIVEWVGAEDSETPHATTKIVKESSKSATGSHGEVVAGAENTAGDTSSSGDNTILLWTAVAISVIALITGILAILSRKK, encoded by the coding sequence ATGAAAAAAATTATGAGCTCCATCGTCGTATTATTAGCTGTCTTTATCATTCCATTTCAAGCGAGCGCGCATGTCTCAGTATTACCAAGCGAATCGACCGTAGACTCCTGGGAAACCTACACGATGAAAGTTCCATCAGAAAAAGATGCAGCATCTAAAAAAATCGTTTTAAAAGTGACAAAGGGTGTATCGTTCGAATCGTATGAACCAGTTCCAGGCTGGACAACGACGATAGATAAGAAGAACGGAACAGTAACATGGCAAACAGAAGGCAGCGGAATTGAAAAAGGTCAATTTCAGCGATTTAGTTTTATCGCTAAAAATCCAAGTGAAGAAGGAGAAGTCCCTTGGAATGCCTATCAATATTATGAAGATGGTTCCATCGTCGAATGGGTTGGGGCAGAAGATTCTGAAACACCACATGCTACAACAAAAATCGTCAAAGAGTCTTCTAAATCAGCAACTGGCTCGCACGGAGAGGTAGTGGCAGGAGCAGAGAACACAGCAGGGGATACAAGCAGCAGTGGTGATAATACGATTTTATTATGGACCGCAGTAGCTATCAGCGTTATTGCACTTATCACGGGCATTCTTGCTATTTTAAGCCGAAAAAAATAA
- the mscL gene encoding large conductance mechanosensitive channel protein MscL yields MKKMLVEFRDFALKGNVLDLAVAVVIGAAFGKIVSSLVDNIIMPLVGVLLGGLDFTDLSFKVGKSVIQYGAFIQSIVDFVIIAFAIFIFVKVLTSFIKKKEQTVEETPVPPTEEYLKEIRDLLKEQQK; encoded by the coding sequence ATGAAAAAAATGTTAGTAGAATTTAGAGATTTCGCATTAAAAGGGAATGTCCTAGACCTTGCTGTAGCGGTAGTTATCGGGGCTGCTTTCGGTAAAATTGTTTCATCTTTAGTAGATAACATCATTATGCCACTTGTCGGTGTACTTCTTGGTGGTCTTGATTTTACAGATTTAAGTTTCAAAGTTGGTAAATCCGTTATTCAATACGGTGCTTTCATCCAGTCCATCGTTGACTTTGTCATCATCGCTTTTGCCATTTTTATTTTCGTCAAAGTACTTACTAGTTTTATTAAGAAAAAAGAGCAAACGGTGGAAGAAACGCCAGTACCACCAACTGAAGAATACTTAAAAGAAATTCGTGATTTATTAAAAGAACAACAGAAATAA
- the groES gene encoding co-chaperone GroES, translating to MLKPLGDRVVIEVLEAEEKTASGIVLPDSAKEKPQSGKIVAVGSGRVLDNGTKEPLEVAEGDTVIFAKYSGTEVTYEGTDYLILRESDILAITK from the coding sequence TTGTTAAAACCATTAGGAGATCGTGTTGTAATTGAAGTACTTGAAGCAGAGGAAAAAACAGCGAGTGGGATTGTATTACCAGACTCTGCCAAAGAAAAACCGCAATCAGGGAAAATTGTTGCAGTCGGTTCAGGTCGTGTGCTAGATAACGGAACAAAAGAACCACTTGAAGTTGCAGAAGGTGACACAGTTATCTTTGCAAAATACTCTGGAACAGAAGTGACGTATGAAGGAACTGACTATCTGATTTTACGTGAAAGTGACATTTTAGCAATTACTAAATAA
- the groL gene encoding chaperonin GroEL (60 kDa chaperone family; promotes refolding of misfolded polypeptides especially under stressful conditions; forms two stacked rings of heptamers to form a barrel-shaped 14mer; ends can be capped by GroES; misfolded proteins enter the barrel where they are refolded when GroES binds) — translation MAKDIKFSEDARRAMLRGVDQLANAVKVTLGPKGRNVVLEKKFGSPLITNDGVTIAKEIELEDPFENMGAKLVSEVASKTNDVAGDGTTTATVLAQAMIQEGLKNVTAGANPVGVRRGIEKAVATAIEELKAISKPIESKESIAQVAAISSGDEEVGKLIAEAMERVGNDGVITIEESKGFATELDVVEGMQFDRGYTSPYMVTDSDKMEAVLEKPYILITDKKINNIQEILPVLEQVVQQGRPMLIIAEDVEGEAQATLVLNKLRGTFNVVAVKAPGFGDRRKAMLEDIAILTGGQVITEDLGLELKTATVDQLGTANKVVVTKDDTTIVEGAGDSTQISARVNQIRAQMEETTSEFDREKLQERLAKLAGGVAVVKVGAATETELKERKLRIEDALNSTRAAVEEGIVAGGGTALVSIYNKVAALEAEGDVETGINIVLRSLEEPVRQIAHNAGLEGSVIVERLKHEAVGVGFNAANGEWVNMIDAGIVDPTKVTRSALQNASSVAALLLTTEAVVADKPDENGPAAVPDMGMGGMGGMM, via the coding sequence ATGGCAAAAGATATTAAATTTAGTGAAGATGCTCGTCGTGCCATGTTACGTGGTGTCGACCAACTAGCAAACGCAGTAAAAGTAACGCTTGGCCCAAAAGGTCGTAATGTTGTTTTAGAGAAGAAATTCGGTTCTCCGTTAATTACAAATGATGGGGTAACAATTGCAAAAGAAATTGAATTAGAAGACCCATTTGAAAATATGGGAGCAAAACTTGTATCTGAAGTTGCTTCTAAAACCAATGATGTTGCTGGGGACGGAACTACAACAGCTACCGTTTTAGCGCAAGCAATGATTCAAGAAGGCTTAAAAAATGTAACAGCTGGAGCAAACCCAGTAGGCGTTCGCCGCGGTATCGAAAAAGCCGTAGCAACAGCTATCGAAGAATTAAAAGCTATCTCTAAACCAATTGAAAGCAAAGAGTCTATCGCTCAAGTTGCTGCTATTTCTTCTGGTGATGAAGAAGTTGGTAAATTAATCGCAGAAGCAATGGAACGCGTTGGTAACGACGGCGTTATCACTATTGAAGAATCCAAAGGTTTTGCAACAGAATTAGACGTAGTAGAAGGTATGCAATTTGACCGTGGCTACACTAGCCCATACATGGTAACTGATTCCGACAAAATGGAAGCAGTTCTTGAAAAACCATATATTTTAATTACAGATAAAAAAATCAACAATATTCAAGAAATCTTACCAGTTTTAGAACAAGTCGTTCAACAAGGTCGTCCAATGTTAATCATTGCGGAAGATGTTGAAGGGGAAGCTCAAGCAACTCTTGTACTAAACAAACTTCGCGGAACATTTAACGTAGTAGCCGTGAAAGCTCCTGGTTTCGGTGATCGTCGTAAAGCAATGCTAGAAGATATTGCTATTTTAACAGGCGGACAAGTCATCACAGAAGACCTAGGATTAGAACTAAAAACAGCTACTGTTGATCAACTTGGAACAGCTAACAAAGTAGTCGTAACAAAAGATGATACAACAATCGTAGAAGGAGCAGGCGATTCCACACAAATTAGCGCTCGCGTAAACCAAATCCGTGCGCAAATGGAAGAAACTACTTCTGAATTTGATAGAGAAAAATTACAAGAACGGTTAGCAAAACTTGCAGGTGGAGTAGCTGTTGTTAAAGTCGGCGCTGCAACTGAAACAGAGCTAAAAGAACGTAAATTACGTATTGAAGATGCGCTTAACTCTACTCGCGCAGCTGTAGAAGAAGGTATCGTAGCTGGTGGTGGTACTGCCCTTGTAAGTATTTACAATAAAGTAGCAGCACTTGAAGCAGAAGGCGACGTAGAAACAGGTATCAACATTGTGCTTCGTTCTCTAGAAGAACCAGTTCGCCAAATCGCACATAACGCTGGACTTGAAGGTTCGGTTATCGTTGAACGCTTGAAACACGAAGCAGTTGGTGTTGGTTTCAATGCAGCAAACGGCGAATGGGTAAACATGATTGATGCAGGTATTGTGGATCCAACTAAAGTAACACGTTCCGCTCTACAAAATGCATCATCTGTTGCAGCGCTTCTATTAACTACAGAAGCAGTCGTAGCAGACAAACCAGACGAAAACGGCCCAGCAGCTGTTCCTGATATGGGAATGGGTGGCATGGGCGGCATGATGTAA
- the cyoE gene encoding heme o synthase — MNQIEKTGELSASRFTVRDFTELVKIGIVNSNTITAFTGMWLAFQLNGISFIQNVDVIFFTIVGSALIVAASGAFNNVIDRDIDGIMERTKNRPTMTGKISGKRALMVALVLGVVGTIMLFMTTWQAGVLGVIGVFLYVVVYSLYAKRKLVSNTVIGSFSGAVPPLIGWFAVEPTFSIVPIMLFLVMFCWQPPHFYAIAIKRKEEYAAAGIPMLPVVKGIERTKKSMFFWVILLTILPFFMFDLGIVYVILATLLNIGWLALSIYGFKMEDSIKWAKWMFVYSLNYMTILFVAMVVISIFL; from the coding sequence GTGAATCAGATAGAAAAGACTGGGGAGTTATCAGCGAGTAGATTTACTGTCCGTGATTTTACCGAGCTTGTGAAAATTGGTATCGTGAATTCCAATACGATTACTGCTTTTACAGGAATGTGGTTAGCCTTTCAGTTAAATGGAATTTCTTTTATTCAAAATGTAGACGTGATATTTTTTACTATCGTCGGTTCAGCACTTATTGTCGCTGCTTCGGGCGCTTTTAACAATGTCATCGACCGTGATATTGACGGAATTATGGAAAGAACAAAAAACAGACCAACAATGACCGGGAAAATTTCTGGTAAGCGAGCGCTAATGGTCGCGCTTGTGCTAGGTGTTGTCGGTACAATTATGTTATTTATGACAACTTGGCAAGCAGGAGTTCTTGGCGTTATTGGGGTCTTTTTGTATGTAGTCGTTTATTCGCTTTATGCAAAAAGAAAACTAGTTAGTAACACAGTAATTGGTAGTTTTTCAGGTGCTGTACCGCCATTAATTGGTTGGTTTGCAGTCGAACCAACATTTAGTATTGTGCCAATTATGCTGTTTCTCGTGATGTTTTGTTGGCAACCACCTCATTTTTATGCCATCGCGATTAAACGGAAAGAGGAATACGCCGCTGCTGGAATTCCAATGTTGCCAGTAGTAAAAGGCATTGAACGCACAAAGAAAAGCATGTTTTTCTGGGTGATTTTATTAACTATCCTACCATTCTTTATGTTTGATTTAGGTATTGTATATGTTATTTTAGCAACATTACTTAATATCGGGTGGTTAGCACTTAGTATTTACGGCTTTAAGATGGAAGATAGTATCAAATGGGCTAAATGGATGTTCGTATACTCATTAAACTACATGACAATTTTATTCGTAGCAATGGTAGTTATTTCGATTTTCCTATAA
- the bsh gene encoding choloylglycine hydrolase, which yields MCTSITYTTKDHYFGRNFDYELSYKEVVVVTPKNYPFHFRKVEDIEKHYALIGIAAVMENYPLYYDATNEKGLSMAGLNFSGNADYKDFAEGKDNVTPFEFIPWILGQCATVKEARRLLQRINLVNISFSENLPLSPLHWLMADQTESIVVECVKDGLHIYDNPVGVLTNNPTFDYQLFNLNNYRVLSSETPENNFSKEIDLDAYSRGMGGIGLPGDLSSMSRFVKATFTKLNSVSGDSESESISQFFHILGSVEQQKGLCDVGGGKYEHTIYSSCCNIDKGIYYYRTYGNSQITGVDMHQEDLESKELAIYPLVNEQRLNIVNK from the coding sequence ATGTGTACGTCAATAACTTATACAACGAAGGATCACTATTTTGGAAGGAATTTCGATTATGAACTTTCTTACAAAGAAGTTGTGGTTGTTACGCCGAAAAATTACCCGTTCCATTTTCGCAAGGTAGAGGATATAGAGAAGCATTATGCACTTATTGGTATTGCTGCTGTGATGGAAAACTACCCGTTGTATTACGATGCTACCAATGAAAAAGGCCTTAGTATGGCAGGACTCAATTTCTCAGGAAATGCGGATTACAAGGATTTTGCAGAAGGTAAGGACAATGTGACCCCCTTTGAATTTATTCCGTGGATTCTTGGTCAATGCGCTACTGTAAAAGAAGCAAGAAGATTACTTCAGAGAATCAATCTCGTGAATATTAGTTTTAGTGAAAATTTACCGCTGTCTCCATTACATTGGTTGATGGCTGATCAAACAGAATCTATTGTAGTGGAATGTGTGAAAGATGGACTTCACATTTATGATAATCCTGTTGGCGTGTTAACAAATAATCCAACATTTGATTACCAACTATTTAATTTAAACAATTATCGCGTTCTTTCGAGTGAAACCCCAGAAAATAATTTTTCCAAAGAGATTGATTTGGATGCTTATAGTCGTGGGATGGGCGGAATTGGCTTACCTGGTGATTTATCTTCTATGTCTCGTTTTGTGAAAGCAACTTTTACCAAATTGAATTCTGTTTCAGGTGATTCTGAATCAGAAAGTATTAGCCAATTTTTCCATATTTTAGGCTCGGTGGAACAACAAAAAGGTCTTTGTGATGTTGGTGGGGGAAAATACGAGCATACTATTTATTCCTCGTGTTGCAATATCGATAAAGGAATTTATTATTATAGAACATACGGAAACAGTCAAATTACTGGTGTGGATATGCACCAAGAGGATTTAGAGAGCAAAGAACTAGCTATTTATCCACTCGTCAATGAGCAACGACTAAACATTGTTAACAAATAA
- a CDS encoding COX15/CtaA family protein produces MKKFLKVWSVLTIICMTVVVFGGALVTKTGSADGCGNSWPLCNGQLVRLTDVTPEKLIEFMHRMTTGISSIFVIVLAICAWIYMKNRRETKPLAIIAVLFLIIQALMGMAAVVWGQNPYIMALHFGISIICYASIVLLALMIFEVDRKFDARNLVMGTKLRVNIYALTIYTYLAVYTGALVRHEKASMAVPVWPFENGHFIMPTSVQDYVQYFHRLAAFILIVWLLYVTWLVFRDYRRYRVLTFSMVLSLVFIALQAVTGALSVYTGVNLYIALAHSLIITMLFALLCYLCLLASRSKSNRLRIK; encoded by the coding sequence ATGAAAAAATTCTTGAAAGTTTGGTCTGTACTAACGATTATTTGTATGACGGTCGTTGTGTTTGGCGGAGCGCTCGTAACGAAAACTGGTTCAGCTGATGGTTGTGGTAATAGTTGGCCCCTTTGTAATGGACAGCTAGTTCGTTTAACAGATGTTACTCCGGAAAAATTAATTGAATTCATGCACCGAATGACGACGGGAATCAGTTCGATTTTTGTTATTGTTTTAGCGATTTGTGCTTGGATTTATATGAAAAACCGTCGCGAAACAAAACCCCTTGCAATTATTGCTGTTCTGTTTCTAATTATTCAAGCGTTAATGGGAATGGCGGCTGTTGTTTGGGGACAAAATCCGTACATCATGGCGCTGCACTTTGGGATTTCGATCATTTGTTATGCTTCGATTGTATTGCTTGCCTTGATGATTTTTGAGGTAGACCGAAAATTCGATGCTAGAAACCTCGTGATGGGGACGAAATTACGCGTTAATATTTATGCGCTCACGATTTACACGTACTTAGCTGTTTATACTGGCGCACTTGTACGACATGAAAAAGCAAGTATGGCTGTTCCGGTTTGGCCTTTTGAAAATGGGCACTTTATAATGCCTACTTCTGTACAAGATTATGTGCAGTACTTCCACCGGTTAGCCGCATTTATTTTAATTGTTTGGTTATTATATGTTACTTGGCTTGTGTTCAGAGATTATAGAAGATATCGCGTACTTACTTTTAGCATGGTGTTGTCACTTGTGTTTATTGCTCTTCAAGCCGTTACTGGGGCGCTTTCTGTTTATACAGGAGTGAACTTGTATATCGCGCTTGCCCATAGCTTAATCATTACGATGTTGTTCGCACTACTTTGCTACTTATGCTTACTGGCATCGAGAAGTAAAAGTAATCGACTACGAATTAAATAA
- a CDS encoding potassium channel family protein, translated as MDKTKRKMIYETFMLILILLSLALLPYRNNFTFILNWIIWVIFTLDYLVRLYRADNKWHYVKTHPFQLIAIIPFYGGFRAARIVSFVHLLSITAMGRRYIVPIYSFFRSNGLNRFLMIFVLLVIIIPVPMVFIEPEINNYPDALWWAIVTATTVGYGDIVPVTPIGRILASIMMLFGIAFIGMITSTITNFFRAKKPTNSSTQRANKITQLISETPDLTKEEIAVVEQFLTLRKKELADENTKSDSE; from the coding sequence TTGGATAAAACAAAGAGAAAAATGATTTATGAGACTTTTATGCTTATTCTCATATTACTTTCCCTTGCCCTATTACCGTACAGAAACAACTTTACATTTATTTTAAATTGGATTATTTGGGTGATTTTTACGCTTGATTATCTGGTTCGACTTTACCGGGCTGATAATAAATGGCATTATGTAAAAACGCATCCGTTTCAACTCATTGCGATTATTCCATTTTATGGTGGATTTAGAGCGGCTCGGATTGTTAGTTTTGTTCATCTTTTAAGTATTACCGCGATGGGAAGACGCTATATTGTACCGATTTATAGCTTTTTCCGTTCTAATGGTTTAAATCGATTTTTAATGATTTTTGTTTTACTTGTGATTATAATTCCTGTTCCGATGGTATTTATCGAACCCGAAATAAACAATTATCCTGATGCGCTTTGGTGGGCGATTGTGACTGCGACAACAGTTGGGTACGGGGATATTGTTCCTGTCACGCCAATTGGACGGATTTTGGCATCGATTATGATGCTGTTCGGGATAGCATTTATCGGGATGATTACTAGTACGATAACAAACTTTTTCCGCGCCAAAAAGCCTACTAATTCTAGTACGCAAAGAGCGAATAAGATTACCCAATTAATTTCAGAAACACCAGACTTAACCAAAGAAGAAATTGCTGTAGTAGAGCAATTTTTGACACTAAGGAAAAAAGAATTAGCTGATGAAAACACAAAAAGTGATAGCGAATGA
- a CDS encoding MOSC domain-containing protein → MERKIMHLAVGKPKELNLSNNKLMMTGIEKKLVRSAYLTTTGFENDAPHNLKYHGGPDRTVCIYPYEHYAKWTEMFGEELQVTAFGENLITTNMLESSVQIGDKFQIGETVIQITEARNPCSTIEKFNGIPNLYKAIHKTGLTGYLCRTITPGIIHATDEIKQIHQESHGVTVAFCHEKVLHKKGTKEDLERILAVEALSERYRDQVEKQIKK, encoded by the coding sequence ATGGAACGGAAAATCATGCATTTAGCAGTTGGCAAGCCGAAAGAACTTAACCTTTCAAATAACAAACTGATGATGACGGGGATCGAAAAAAAGCTTGTACGATCTGCCTATCTAACCACTACCGGTTTTGAAAATGACGCACCGCATAATTTGAAATATCACGGTGGGCCGGATCGTACGGTTTGTATTTATCCATACGAACATTACGCGAAATGGACAGAAATGTTTGGCGAAGAGCTACAAGTAACTGCTTTTGGTGAAAATCTCATCACTACGAATATGTTGGAAAGCTCTGTTCAAATTGGTGATAAATTTCAGATTGGCGAAACCGTTATCCAAATAACGGAAGCTCGAAATCCATGTAGTACAATTGAAAAGTTCAATGGAATCCCCAATCTCTATAAAGCAATCCACAAAACCGGACTTACTGGATATCTGTGCCGAACGATTACTCCTGGCATTATACATGCAACGGATGAAATCAAACAAATTCACCAAGAATCACACGGCGTAACAGTAGCCTTTTGTCATGAAAAAGTATTGCATAAAAAAGGAACAAAAGAAGACTTGGAGCGGATTTTGGCAGTCGAAGCCTTATCCGAACGTTACCGTGACCAAGTCGAAAAACAAATAAAAAAGTGA
- a CDS encoding copper resistance CopC/CopD family protein → MKLLKRVSFFLIILYLLIVPVQHVSAHAYLENSNPADQSHIQTAPEKVTLVFNEEIEADFPLIEVKDSSGKQVETGKTSVSKKNNHMVEASLPADLKADVYSVSWRVVSADGHAVTGIISFKLGDTKATFQASEVPSSGADLQISSIQKAILYIGFSLFIGVLVFGLGLYPRKEQISEKISGRLKKVTWIALALLGVALLIQLFVQTSITTGVSISESFGPNKLAAFLTTKTGYIWISEFVVWLLLAIFTVMMFFKKKQWSWFALLTESALIGYLIFAKAQNGHAAASADKIVSITADMLHMIAASVWVGGILVLLFVLPRTGKARKVWIRFAIVAIIAVASILVSGLLMAVMNIGQMANLFTTNYGKILLFKIGLFILMALLGLGHYIYIKLKNQQLPFKTILIELIIGTIILVVASVLTNVQTPPPPAPKAFDETIAAEGEKAKINLRVEPATVGQNQFIITFTSADGSAKTDFEQVTITTKSTKTDEKSTFQAKLANDTQYFAEGLYFNQTGKWEITVHGLTKDFTDINQTFTTNITQ, encoded by the coding sequence ATGAAATTATTGAAAAGGGTCAGTTTTTTTCTCATTATACTATATCTACTAATCGTGCCAGTTCAGCATGTTTCAGCGCATGCTTATTTGGAAAATTCGAATCCGGCCGATCAATCACATATTCAAACCGCGCCCGAAAAAGTAACGCTTGTTTTTAATGAAGAAATTGAAGCGGATTTCCCTTTAATAGAAGTCAAAGATTCAAGTGGGAAGCAAGTGGAAACCGGCAAAACCTCTGTTTCTAAAAAGAATAATCATATGGTTGAAGCGTCTTTACCAGCTGATTTGAAAGCAGATGTCTATTCTGTTTCATGGCGTGTTGTGTCAGCGGATGGACATGCGGTTACGGGGATCATTTCTTTTAAGTTAGGCGATACGAAAGCGACGTTCCAAGCATCGGAAGTTCCCTCAAGTGGAGCGGACTTGCAAATTAGTTCGATTCAAAAAGCCATTTTATACATAGGTTTTTCGTTGTTTATCGGTGTGCTTGTTTTTGGGTTAGGACTTTATCCACGAAAAGAACAGATATCAGAAAAAATTTCTGGACGTTTGAAAAAAGTAACTTGGATAGCGCTCGCCCTTTTAGGTGTGGCTCTCTTAATACAACTTTTCGTACAAACAAGTATCACAACAGGCGTCTCCATCAGTGAAAGTTTTGGACCTAATAAGTTAGCTGCTTTCTTGACTACGAAAACAGGTTATATTTGGATCAGTGAATTTGTCGTATGGCTTCTACTTGCCATTTTTACCGTCATGATGTTCTTTAAAAAGAAACAATGGAGCTGGTTCGCGCTTCTGACCGAGAGTGCATTAATCGGATATTTGATTTTTGCAAAGGCTCAGAATGGACACGCCGCAGCAAGTGCCGATAAAATAGTAAGTATCACCGCTGATATGCTCCATATGATTGCGGCAAGCGTTTGGGTTGGCGGAATTTTAGTACTCTTATTCGTATTACCGCGAACCGGAAAAGCGCGCAAAGTATGGATTCGCTTTGCCATCGTAGCAATCATTGCGGTCGCTTCGATATTAGTCAGCGGCTTATTAATGGCAGTCATGAACATCGGGCAAATGGCCAATTTATTTACAACCAACTACGGCAAAATTCTTCTTTTCAAAATCGGCTTATTTATACTAATGGCACTATTAGGGCTAGGACATTACATTTATATCAAACTTAAAAATCAACAATTGCCATTCAAAACCATTTTAATTGAGCTTATCATTGGAACCATTATCCTTGTCGTTGCAAGTGTTTTAACCAATGTACAAACACCGCCACCGCCTGCTCCGAAAGCATTTGACGAAACAATTGCAGCGGAAGGCGAAAAAGCAAAAATTAATTTGCGAGTGGAACCAGCAACCGTTGGACAAAACCAGTTTATCATCACTTTTACTTCAGCAGATGGTTCTGCTAAAACAGATTTTGAACAAGTGACGATTACAACAAAATCTACTAAAACAGATGAAAAATCAACTTTCCAAGCCAAACTTGCAAATGATACGCAATATTTTGCAGAGGGGCTATATTTTAATCAAACCGGCAAGTGGGAAATCACGGTCCATGGTTTAACAAAAGATTTTACCGATATAAATCAAACATTTACGACCAATATTACACAGTAA